DNA sequence from the Entomomonas asaccharolytica genome:
GTATTATTATGTGTATTTATGCTTGTATTAAAGATATACAAGCCAGCAAAATCATTTGGGCAATTTTGGATATTCTATTTTTCCCTGTTGGGGTCATTCGCTGTATTATGCATTTATTAAGTTAAATGTTTAAATAATAAACAAAAAAGCGTTACGCATTGAATAACGCTTTTTTTATACTTTCAAATTTTCTTCAATATATACTAGCTTTCAATAATTCTTTGCAAGAACTCCATATAATTTTTAGCACTTTGCTCAATTTCTTGAGTAGAAAGCTCGTATTCAGCACCATAAAAAGCAAACAAAGGCTGATAATCTGCATGCACATATTTCATAGTGACTTCAAACGGACGTAACAACTCTTGTAACGTATATTGATAACGCCCCTCTTTACTAAAATCTTGTTCTTTAATACCTGCTGATACAGCAAGCGCCACCTTACGATTGGTTAATTTATCACCTGTTTGTCCATAAGCCCAACCATAGGTAAATACTTCATCCAACCACTGCTTTAATAACGGTGGACAATTAAACCAATAAACAGGAAACTGCAATACTAAGGCTGCATGCTGTTCAATTAAAAGCTGTTCTTTTTCTACATTAATAACGCCATTTGGATAGGCTTTATAAAGTTCATGTACTGTAAATCGCTCTGGATATTTTTTTAACTCTTCTAGCCAACATTTATTAATCTTAGAATTCTCAATATTAGGATGTGTCACCACCACTAATGTTTTCATACTAAAGCTCCTTAAAAATATATAACAATGACGTTAACCACAGCAGTATATGGTATGATTTACTATGAATGAAGTACGCACAATAATGTTATATACTATCTTAAAGGAGAGTATAATTGGCAATTAATCCTTGTAGTCCAACAGGTAGCAAATTAGAAGATACAGATTTTGGCTATACATTGGCAGTAATCGGTGGCAAGTATAAAATGATCGTGTTGTATTGGCTAAATGAAAACCAACCTGTAATGCGTTTTAATGAACTTAAGCGCTGTATAGGTACTATCTCTTTTAAAACATTAAGTACCACTTTAAAAGAGTTAGAAAAAGATCAATTAATTATTAGAAAAGAATACCCACAAATCCCACCTAAAGTGGAATATAGTTTATCAAAACGAGGCAAATCATTAATCCCCGTATTAGATATGATGTGTAATTGGGGCAAACAGCATCGATTAAAATAATGGGTAGTCCACTTTGTTGGAACTACCCATTATTTATAGTTAGTTTATTAAACTAGTATTATTCAAATACTATCTCATCATCCTTAACCGTTGCATGGATAGTAGATTTTGGCATAAATTTACCTGCCAAAATTTGTTGCGCTAATGGGTTTTCAATCCAACGTTGGATAGCGCGTTTTAGTGGACGTGCGCCATACACAGGGTCAAAACCAACTGCAATTAATTTATACATTGCTGCTTGATCTAGTTCTAAATCTAGATCGCGCTCTACTAGGCGGCTACGTAAGCGACTGAGTTGAATTTCAGCAATTCCCGCAATTTGCTCTCTAGCCAATGGGTCAAAGATAACCACTTCATCG
Encoded proteins:
- a CDS encoding NAD(P)H-dependent oxidoreductase — its product is MKTLVVVTHPNIENSKINKCWLEELKKYPERFTVHELYKAYPNGVINVEKEQLLIEQHAALVLQFPVYWFNCPPLLKQWLDEVFTYGWAYGQTGDKLTNRKVALAVSAGIKEQDFSKEGRYQYTLQELLRPFEVTMKYVHADYQPLFAFYGAEYELSTQEIEQSAKNYMEFLQRIIES
- a CDS encoding winged helix-turn-helix transcriptional regulator — protein: MAINPCSPTGSKLEDTDFGYTLAVIGGKYKMIVLYWLNENQPVMRFNELKRCIGTISFKTLSTTLKELEKDQLIIRKEYPQIPPKVEYSLSKRGKSLIPVLDMMCNWGKQHRLK